One Paroedura picta isolate Pp20150507F chromosome 16, Ppicta_v3.0, whole genome shotgun sequence genomic region harbors:
- the BAX gene encoding apoptosis regulator BAX, whose product MAAAGREREPEPPPQNAGTTSDQILKTGTVLLKGFIRDRAQRCGDSGYDKVIAELGGSEPQICDPSTKRLSECLRRIGDELDGNMELQRMIEQVQAYPPKEVFFRVAADMFADGTFNWGRVVALFYFACKLVLKAICTKVPDLIRTIISWTMEYIQEHIMAWIQSQGGWEGLLSYFGTPTWQTIAVFTAGVLTASLTFWKMS is encoded by the exons ATGGCGGCGGCGGGGCGAGAGCGCGAGCCGGAGCCCCCGCCCCAGAACGCGG GCACCACTTCGGACCAGATCCTCAAGACGGGAACGGTTCTTCTCAAGGG CTTTATCCGGGACCGAGCCCAGCGCTGTGGCGATTCCGGGTATGACAAAGTGATCGCCGAACTTGGCGGTTCAGAGCCGCAGATCTGTGACCCCAGCACAAAGAGGCTGAGCGAATGCCTACGGCGGATCGGGGACGAGCTCGACGGCAACATGGAGCTGCAGAG GATGATAGAGCAAGTGCAGGCGTACCCTCCAAAGGAAGTCTTCTTCCGGGTGGCGGCCGACATGTTCGCCGACGGGACCTTCAACTGGGGCCGCGTGGTGGCTTTGTTCTACTTTGCGTGCAAGTTGGTCCTGAAG GCCATTTGCACTAAAGTACCGGACCTCATAAGGACCATTATTAGCTGGACAATGGAATATATCCAAGAGCATATCATGGCCTGGATCCAATCCCAGGGCGGATGG GAAGGCCTCCTGTCTTACTTCGGCACCCCTACGTGGCAGACAATCGCCGTCTTCACCGCCGGGGTCCTGACGGCTTCACTGACTTTCTGGAAGATGTCTTAA